A single genomic interval of Arthrobacter sp. NicSoilB8 harbors:
- a CDS encoding NAD(P)/FAD-dependent oxidoreductase translates to MADVLIIGAGPVGLFMAALLLQDGVDVQVLEQRSAPDPHSRAIGIHPPALAALARVGVGEALVAEGVRIRRGIAVARGKTLAEMSFAGVSDRFPFILSLPQGRTEALLERRVNELDDGAVHRAVRLTGLSDDGATVTVDVVTPRGAVRCEAQLVIAADGVRSTVRALQGIAVRVKDYPDSYVMGDFADGTGFGPDAALFLAGAGIVESFPLPGQLRRWVVRLGAGDITASDSTGGLTDGPLSAGVFSAGVLSADGHRADARWLMQRVRERTGVEIDPGTNSMLSSFGVRTRLARRMVAGRTVLIGDAAHEVSPIGGQGMNLGWLDAAALAPIVAAAVRGEDVAGRLRAFQRTRLRAAARAARQAEINMALGRPLTDGLLAVRNTAIGGVAAVPAVNSRIARRFTMH, encoded by the coding sequence GTGGCTGATGTGCTGATCATCGGTGCCGGCCCGGTGGGACTGTTCATGGCCGCGCTGCTGCTGCAGGACGGTGTGGACGTGCAGGTCCTGGAGCAGCGGAGCGCCCCGGATCCCCATTCGCGGGCCATCGGCATCCATCCTCCGGCGCTGGCCGCCCTTGCGCGGGTAGGTGTCGGCGAGGCTCTTGTGGCCGAGGGCGTGCGCATCCGCCGCGGAATCGCCGTGGCCCGCGGGAAGACTCTCGCCGAGATGTCCTTCGCGGGTGTCTCGGACCGTTTTCCGTTCATCCTGTCCCTGCCGCAGGGCCGGACGGAGGCGCTGCTGGAACGGCGCGTCAATGAGCTCGACGACGGCGCCGTGCACCGGGCCGTCCGCCTCACGGGACTGTCCGACGACGGCGCCACAGTCACCGTTGACGTTGTCACCCCCCGCGGTGCCGTCCGCTGCGAAGCGCAGCTGGTCATAGCGGCCGACGGCGTGCGCTCCACGGTGCGGGCCCTGCAAGGCATCGCCGTACGGGTTAAGGACTATCCGGACAGCTACGTCATGGGAGACTTCGCGGACGGGACCGGTTTCGGTCCGGACGCCGCGCTGTTCCTGGCCGGGGCCGGCATCGTGGAGTCCTTCCCGTTGCCCGGTCAGCTCCGCCGTTGGGTTGTCCGGCTGGGCGCCGGCGACATCACTGCAAGCGACTCCACAGGTGGCCTCACTGACGGTCCTCTCAGCGCTGGTGTTTTCAGCGCTGGTGTTCTCAGTGCCGACGGCCACCGCGCCGATGCCCGCTGGCTCATGCAGCGCGTGCGCGAGCGGACCGGGGTAGAGATCGACCCCGGCACCAACAGCATGCTCAGCAGCTTCGGCGTCCGCACACGCCTGGCCCGCCGGATGGTGGCCGGCCGGACCGTGCTGATCGGGGATGCTGCGCATGAGGTCAGTCCCATCGGCGGCCAGGGCATGAACCTGGGCTGGCTGGATGCTGCTGCGCTGGCACCGATCGTGGCGGCGGCGGTGCGCGGCGAGGATGTGGCGGGGAGGCTGCGCGCATTCCAGCGGACCCGGCTGAGGGCCGCTGCCAGGGCCGCACGCCAGGCCGAAATCAACATGGCCCTGGGCCGGCCCCTCACAGACGGCCTCTTGGCAGTGCGAAACACGGCCATCGGGGGCGTGGCTGCCGTCCCGGCCGTGAATTCCCGGATCGCCCGCCGGTTCACGATGCACTGA
- a CDS encoding class I SAM-dependent methyltransferase, whose product MDLPGCDPARLERTYAQFALVNRAVAGWRGIYRTWMRPRLSTDSPTSLLDIGCGGGDVSVLLARWAARDGLRLQVTAIDPDPRASLFARGRHASAGVTFRQAAAVELLDEGRKYDLVVSNHVLHHLDGLAAFLAESARLSRGTVIHNDLRRSPAAYALFFAGSWVFTGSYIRQDGLTSIRRSFTAAELAAAAPPGWTVARRAPFRNLLLLDRAFGDHGKGPVSRG is encoded by the coding sequence ATGGACCTCCCCGGCTGTGATCCCGCCCGGCTTGAGCGGACCTATGCCCAGTTCGCGCTCGTCAACCGCGCGGTCGCCGGCTGGCGAGGCATCTACCGGACCTGGATGCGGCCGCGGCTGTCCACGGATTCCCCCACGTCCCTGTTGGACATCGGGTGCGGCGGGGGCGACGTTTCCGTGTTGCTCGCCCGGTGGGCCGCCCGGGACGGCCTGCGCCTCCAGGTCACTGCCATTGATCCGGATCCGCGGGCCAGCCTGTTTGCCCGGGGCCGCCACGCGTCGGCGGGCGTCACGTTTCGGCAGGCGGCCGCCGTCGAGCTGCTCGACGAGGGCCGGAAGTACGATCTCGTGGTCTCTAACCATGTGCTGCACCACCTTGACGGGCTGGCGGCGTTCCTGGCGGAATCGGCCCGGCTGTCCCGCGGCACGGTGATCCACAACGACCTCCGCCGCAGTCCCGCGGCCTATGCCCTCTTCTTTGCCGGCTCCTGGGTGTTCACCGGCTCTTACATCCGGCAGGACGGGCTGACTTCGATCCGGCGAAGTTTCACCGCCGCCGAGCTGGCCGCCGCCGCTCCCCCGGGCTGGACGGTTGCCCGCCGTGCTCCCTTCCGGAACCTGTTGCTGCTGGACCGCGCGTTCGGCGACCACGGGAAGGGGCCGGTGTCCCGTGGCTGA
- a CDS encoding S9 family peptidase yields the protein MKSEHLPLLNSVSAPAVHPDGSRAVVSVIRPDFDADAYVGQLWTVPLGPAPEAPVSRNAQSEDGDSGNRDSTDSGRLDPGQRPRRLTRGFRDTAPDFSPDGQVLGFLRAAAGGKPQLHVVEAAGGEPQPLTAAPLGVSSFAWSPDSRSIVFSARTPDEGRYGSIDGVGAGSEDARLITDFQYRMNGLGYTADKPLQLFLVEVPQLDAEPKVAPAGRALEALGAAAGPAESAAGLLPVATQLTTGAADHNGASFSADGAAIFFTAALHEGRDTDLASGIYSVPTAGGQPQAVLPANTGRQAVSAVRQSADGQWLFFLAQDLGESGRDFVARNTALYAMPAAGGTATALSDVETLDLSGGSRIELRGAAGALVLNNARGTVELHEFDAAGGHAVLLAGPRVVTGAADGGGSLVLSFSDQATAGDVGVLDGGQMRRLTDFSAPLRSAAVISEPQELTLPSADGYPVHGWLVKPAGPGPHPVLLTIHGGPFAQFSAAFFDEAQVYAGAGYAVLMCNPRGSAGYGQDHGRFIKERMGTVDMQDVLAFLDGAVAKFEDLDADNVGIMGGSYGGYLTAWTISHDHRFRAAIVERGFLDPVSFTGSSDIGWFFGGEYTGTSAESMAAQSPMARVHNVRTPSLVIHSEDDLRCPVEQGQRYFTALKQLGVETGFLVFPGENHELSRSGTPHHRKQRFDEILKWWARYLPSAGNPAPQP from the coding sequence GTGAAATCTGAACATCTGCCGCTGCTCAATTCCGTCTCCGCCCCCGCCGTGCATCCCGACGGCTCCCGGGCCGTGGTGTCCGTGATCCGCCCGGACTTCGATGCCGACGCCTACGTGGGCCAGTTGTGGACTGTCCCGCTGGGCCCGGCCCCGGAGGCCCCGGTGTCAAGGAACGCGCAGTCAGAGGACGGGGATTCGGGAAACCGGGACTCGACAGATTCGGGCCGTCTGGATCCGGGCCAGCGGCCGCGTAGGCTGACGCGCGGTTTCCGTGACACGGCGCCGGACTTTTCGCCGGACGGCCAGGTCCTCGGATTCCTGCGCGCGGCGGCCGGCGGGAAGCCGCAGCTCCACGTGGTGGAAGCAGCAGGCGGTGAACCCCAGCCGCTAACGGCAGCTCCGCTGGGGGTGAGCTCCTTTGCCTGGTCACCCGATTCCCGCAGCATCGTGTTCAGTGCCAGGACCCCGGACGAGGGCAGGTACGGCAGCATCGACGGCGTCGGCGCAGGCAGTGAGGACGCCCGGCTGATCACCGATTTCCAGTACCGGATGAACGGCCTCGGCTACACGGCCGACAAGCCGCTGCAGCTGTTTCTCGTCGAGGTGCCGCAGCTGGACGCCGAACCGAAGGTGGCCCCGGCCGGACGCGCTTTGGAGGCTCTCGGCGCGGCAGCCGGGCCTGCGGAGTCAGCCGCCGGCCTGCTTCCGGTCGCCACGCAACTCACCACCGGGGCCGCCGACCATAACGGCGCCAGCTTCAGCGCCGACGGCGCCGCCATCTTCTTCACCGCGGCCCTTCACGAGGGCCGCGACACCGACCTCGCGAGCGGAATCTACTCGGTCCCGACCGCCGGCGGGCAGCCGCAGGCCGTCCTGCCGGCCAACACCGGACGGCAGGCCGTCAGTGCGGTGCGCCAGTCCGCCGACGGGCAGTGGCTGTTCTTCCTCGCCCAGGACCTGGGCGAATCCGGCCGCGACTTCGTGGCCAGGAACACCGCCCTTTACGCGATGCCGGCCGCCGGCGGAACCGCCACGGCGCTCAGCGACGTCGAGACCCTGGACCTGTCCGGCGGCAGCCGGATCGAGCTGCGCGGCGCCGCGGGCGCCCTGGTGCTGAACAATGCGCGCGGCACTGTGGAGCTGCACGAGTTCGACGCGGCGGGCGGCCACGCGGTGCTCCTGGCTGGCCCCCGGGTGGTGACCGGCGCCGCGGACGGCGGAGGGTCGCTGGTGCTGAGTTTCAGCGATCAGGCCACGGCCGGAGATGTTGGGGTGCTCGACGGCGGACAGATGCGCCGCCTGACGGATTTTTCCGCGCCGTTGCGGAGCGCTGCGGTCATCAGCGAGCCGCAGGAACTCACGTTGCCCTCGGCCGACGGGTACCCGGTCCATGGCTGGCTTGTGAAGCCGGCAGGCCCCGGGCCGCACCCGGTGCTGCTGACCATCCACGGCGGCCCCTTTGCCCAGTTCAGCGCGGCCTTCTTCGACGAGGCCCAAGTGTATGCCGGGGCCGGCTACGCGGTGCTCATGTGCAATCCGCGGGGTTCGGCCGGCTACGGCCAGGATCACGGGCGGTTCATCAAGGAGCGGATGGGAACCGTGGACATGCAGGACGTCCTCGCCTTCCTGGACGGCGCCGTGGCGAAGTTCGAGGACCTCGACGCCGACAACGTCGGAATCATGGGCGGATCCTACGGCGGTTACCTGACGGCGTGGACCATCAGCCACGACCACCGTTTCCGGGCGGCCATCGTGGAGCGCGGTTTCCTGGATCCTGTGAGCTTCACCGGTTCTTCGGACATCGGCTGGTTCTTCGGCGGCGAATACACCGGCACTTCGGCGGAAAGCATGGCGGCCCAGAGTCCCATGGCGCGCGTGCACAATGTTCGGACGCCGTCGCTGGTGATTCACAGCGAGGACGACCTTCGGTGCCCTGTGGAACAGGGCCAGCGGTACTTCACCGCCCTCAAGCAGTTGGGGGTCGAGACCGGTTTCCTGGTCTTCCCGGGCGAAAACCATGAGCTGTCGCGCTCCGGTACCCCGCACCACCGAAAGCAGCGGTTCGACGAGATCCTGAAGTGGTGGGCCCGGTACCTGCCATCCGCCGGGAATCCGGCGCCGCAGCCCTAG
- a CDS encoding type III polyketide synthase: MTVNLRSLETAVPPTILIQPEARAVFAAQPGLTRLGSRLVNTCFDSAAIDTRHTAVQELTTESRAQDPQFFDPATGLLLSPSTKVRNDIFATEATKLFIEAAQKALAACPGVDVPDITHLVTVSCTGFFNPGPDYKIVRALGLNPAVQRYHLGFMGCYAAFPALRAAKSFCEADPEAVVLVVCAELCSLHVRTSNDPDTIMGSALFADGAAAAIVTARDIPGEPALLRLDHFETVLTPVGEESMAWNIGDEGFEMVLGNYVPHIIDDHIIGALEPLLSRDSSLHGLPYRDIQHWAIHPGGRSILDKVQSRLDLSDEQLVPARETLRNFGNMSSATVLFVIRHILDLPAADDGQNGTGDAAVNPGEQRICSMAFGPGLTVETALFTRLQAPRGATPASGSETSAADGAGAEPAQPVSVRA; encoded by the coding sequence ATGACGGTCAACCTGAGGTCTCTGGAAACTGCAGTCCCGCCAACCATCCTGATCCAGCCCGAGGCCAGGGCCGTGTTCGCCGCCCAGCCGGGCCTGACGCGGCTCGGTTCCCGGCTCGTCAACACGTGCTTTGACTCGGCAGCCATCGACACCCGGCACACGGCGGTCCAGGAACTCACCACAGAGAGCCGGGCACAGGATCCCCAGTTTTTCGACCCTGCCACGGGCCTGCTGCTCAGCCCCAGCACCAAGGTCCGGAACGACATCTTCGCCACGGAGGCCACCAAGCTCTTCATAGAAGCCGCCCAAAAGGCGCTCGCCGCGTGCCCCGGCGTCGACGTCCCGGACATCACCCACCTGGTCACCGTTTCCTGTACCGGATTCTTCAATCCGGGCCCGGACTACAAGATCGTCCGGGCCCTCGGCCTGAATCCTGCCGTTCAGCGCTACCACCTGGGATTCATGGGCTGCTACGCCGCCTTCCCCGCGCTCCGGGCCGCGAAGTCCTTCTGCGAGGCCGATCCCGAAGCGGTGGTGCTGGTGGTCTGCGCCGAACTCTGCTCGCTCCACGTGCGGACCTCCAATGATCCCGACACCATCATGGGATCGGCACTGTTTGCCGACGGTGCCGCCGCAGCCATCGTCACCGCCCGGGACATCCCCGGCGAACCCGCGCTGCTGCGGCTGGACCACTTCGAAACCGTCCTGACACCCGTCGGGGAAGAATCCATGGCGTGGAACATCGGCGACGAAGGCTTCGAAATGGTCCTGGGCAACTACGTCCCGCACATCATTGACGACCACATCATCGGCGCCCTCGAGCCGCTTTTGTCACGGGACAGCTCGTTGCACGGGCTGCCCTACCGCGACATCCAGCACTGGGCGATCCACCCGGGCGGCCGAAGCATCCTGGACAAGGTCCAGTCCAGGCTGGACCTGAGCGATGAACAATTGGTCCCCGCCCGCGAAACCCTCCGAAACTTCGGCAACATGAGCAGCGCCACCGTCCTGTTCGTCATCAGGCACATCCTGGACCTGCCGGCCGCCGACGACGGCCAGAATGGCACGGGCGACGCTGCAGTCAACCCGGGTGAGCAGCGGATCTGTTCGATGGCCTTCGGTCCGGGCCTGACGGTGGAAACGGCGCTCTTCACGCGGCTGCAGGCTCCACGGGGTGCCACCCCGGCTTCCGGCTCAGAAACTTCCGCCGCCGACGGCGCCGGGGCGGAGCCGGCGCAGCCAGTATCGGTGCGGGCCTGA
- a CDS encoding helix-turn-helix transcriptional regulator, translated as MPATDPQLLPEPQQRDEQRRDEERRDEQRLLDLARLRRVRDRMDREYAQPLDVEALARGAHMSAGHLSREFRLAYGESPYSYLMTRRIERAMALLRLGELSVTDVCFAVGCLSLGTFSSRFTELVGVPPSVYRRKAAQATAGMPSCVAKQVTRPIRNREAPAPEPQLA; from the coding sequence ATGCCCGCCACCGATCCACAGCTGCTACCGGAGCCACAGCAAAGAGACGAACAGCGCCGTGACGAAGAGCGACGTGACGAACAGCGCCTGCTCGACCTCGCGCGGCTGCGCCGTGTCCGCGACCGGATGGACCGGGAGTACGCGCAGCCGCTCGACGTCGAGGCCCTGGCCCGTGGAGCACACATGTCGGCCGGGCACCTCAGCCGCGAGTTCCGCCTTGCCTACGGCGAGTCACCCTACAGCTACCTCATGACGCGGCGCATCGAGCGCGCGATGGCGCTCCTGCGTCTCGGCGAGCTCAGCGTCACCGACGTCTGCTTCGCCGTGGGCTGCCTGTCCTTGGGAACCTTCAGCAGCCGCTTCACCGAACTGGTGGGAGTGCCGCCGAGCGTCTACCGGCGCAAGGCGGCGCAGGCGACGGCGGGGATGCCGTCCTGCGTGGCGAAACAGGTGACCAGACCGATCAGGAATCGAGAAGCGCCCGCCCCCGAGCCGCAACTAGCATGA
- a CDS encoding peptide deformylase, with the protein MSFDARPTDFSAARIQEAVQEILGAGILPHIVQAGHPVLRHVAAPYEGQLSDAELGHLIDLMRSVMHKAPGVGLAAPQLGIPLQIAVLEDQFAVDPEVAAVRGREPLPFFAMLNPRYQPLGTTSLAFYEGCLSIGGLQAAVLRPESVRLDFAAPDGTRMQRTFTGWQARIVQHETDHLHGILFLDRAELRSISNNAEYAARWAQPDISRARLELGFLPDPTDD; encoded by the coding sequence ATGTCCTTTGACGCCAGGCCCACCGATTTCAGCGCCGCCCGGATTCAGGAGGCCGTCCAGGAGATTCTGGGCGCGGGTATCCTTCCACACATTGTCCAGGCGGGGCATCCGGTGCTCCGGCACGTGGCGGCCCCGTACGAGGGCCAGTTGAGCGACGCCGAACTCGGTCACCTGATCGACCTCATGCGCAGCGTGATGCACAAGGCCCCGGGCGTTGGCCTGGCGGCCCCGCAGCTGGGAATTCCGCTGCAGATCGCCGTTCTGGAGGACCAGTTCGCCGTAGATCCCGAAGTTGCGGCCGTTCGCGGGCGTGAGCCGCTGCCGTTCTTTGCCATGCTGAACCCGCGCTACCAGCCCCTCGGCACCACCTCCTTGGCCTTCTACGAAGGCTGCCTCTCCATCGGGGGCCTGCAGGCTGCGGTGCTGCGGCCGGAATCTGTCCGGCTGGACTTCGCGGCCCCGGACGGGACACGGATGCAGCGGACTTTCACCGGCTGGCAGGCCAGGATCGTCCAGCATGAGACCGACCACCTCCACGGGATCCTGTTCCTGGACCGGGCCGAGCTGCGCTCCATCAGCAACAATGCCGAATATGCCGCCCGCTGGGCCCAACCGGACATCAGCCGTGCCCGGCTGGAACTCGGGTTCCTGCCGGACCCGACGGACGACTAG
- a CDS encoding excinuclease ABC subunit UvrA: MSMATGTDTESPEQHAADTHDLIRVQGARENNLKDVSLEIPKRRLTVFTGVSGSGKSSLVFDTIAAESQRMINETYSAFVQGFMPTLARPDVDLLEGLTTAIIVDQERMGANPRSTVGTATDANAMLRILFSRLGQPHIGPSTAFSFNVPTRKASGVMSTEKGGRVERNVVRDVVYQGGMCPRCEGMGSVTDFDLAALYDDTKSLSGGALTIPGYSMDGWYGRIFSGSGFFDMDKPINKFTKKQLDDLLYKEPTKIKVEGINLTYEGLIPKIQKSMLSKDVDALQPHVRAFVERAITFTTCPECGGTRLSQEALSSKIDGKNIAQACAMQISDLAEWVRGLSEPSVAPLLTGLQHILDSFTGIGLGYLSLDRPAGTLSGGEAQRTKMIRHLGSSLTDVTYVFDEPSIGLHPHDIERMNALLLQLRDKGNTVLVVEHKPEMIAIADRVVDLGPGAGTGGGTVCFEGTVEGLRGSDTITGRHLDDRAAIKDAVRSSSGALEIRGASMHNLKDVDVDIPLGVLCVVTGVAGSGKSSLIHGSIDGRDGVVVVDQGAIRGSRRSNPATYTGLLDPIRKAFAKANGVKPALFSSNSEGACPTCNGAGVIYTDLGVMATVESTCEECEGKRFQASVLEYRLGGRNIAEVLEMPVTEAEEFFNDGGAKTPAAHRILDRLADVGLGYLTLGQPLTTLSGGERQRLKLATQMAEKGDVYVLDEPTTGLHLADVENLLGLLDRLVDSGKSVIVIEHHQAVMAHADWIIDLGPGAGHDGGRLVFEGTPADLVAGRATLTGQHLAAYVGA, encoded by the coding sequence ATGAGTATGGCCACGGGGACGGACACGGAGTCGCCCGAGCAGCACGCTGCCGACACCCACGACCTGATTCGGGTGCAGGGCGCCCGCGAGAACAACCTCAAGGACGTCAGCCTCGAGATCCCGAAGCGCCGGCTGACGGTGTTCACCGGCGTCTCCGGCTCGGGCAAGAGCTCGCTGGTGTTCGACACGATCGCCGCAGAATCACAGCGCATGATCAACGAGACCTACAGCGCCTTCGTGCAGGGCTTCATGCCGACGCTGGCGCGGCCGGACGTTGACCTGCTGGAAGGCCTGACGACGGCGATCATCGTCGACCAGGAGCGGATGGGCGCCAACCCCCGCTCCACCGTCGGCACCGCCACCGACGCCAACGCCATGCTCCGCATCCTCTTCAGCCGGCTCGGGCAGCCGCACATCGGCCCGTCCACCGCGTTCTCCTTCAACGTCCCGACGCGCAAGGCGAGCGGCGTGATGAGCACGGAGAAGGGCGGCCGGGTCGAAAGGAACGTGGTGCGCGACGTCGTCTACCAGGGCGGCATGTGTCCGCGCTGCGAGGGGATGGGCTCGGTCACCGACTTCGACCTCGCCGCGTTGTATGACGACACCAAGTCCCTCAGCGGAGGCGCTCTCACGATCCCCGGCTACAGCATGGACGGCTGGTACGGCCGCATTTTCAGCGGTTCCGGCTTCTTCGACATGGACAAGCCGATCAATAAATTCACTAAGAAGCAGTTGGACGACCTGCTCTACAAGGAGCCGACCAAGATCAAGGTCGAGGGCATCAACCTCACCTATGAGGGCCTGATCCCCAAGATCCAGAAGTCCATGTTGTCCAAGGACGTCGACGCCCTGCAGCCGCACGTCCGCGCCTTCGTCGAGCGGGCGATCACCTTTACCACCTGCCCCGAGTGCGGCGGCACCCGGCTGAGCCAGGAGGCCCTGTCCTCGAAGATCGACGGGAAGAATATTGCGCAGGCCTGCGCCATGCAGATCAGCGACCTGGCCGAGTGGGTCCGGGGTCTCAGCGAGCCGTCGGTGGCCCCGCTGCTAACCGGGCTGCAGCATATCCTCGACTCCTTCACGGGGATCGGTTTGGGCTACCTCTCGCTCGACCGGCCGGCCGGCACCCTGTCCGGCGGAGAGGCGCAGCGCACCAAGATGATCCGTCATCTGGGCTCCTCGCTGACCGACGTCACCTACGTCTTCGACGAGCCGTCGATCGGCCTGCATCCCCACGACATCGAGCGGATGAACGCGCTGCTGCTCCAGTTGCGGGACAAAGGCAACACCGTCCTCGTCGTGGAGCACAAACCGGAGATGATCGCGATCGCCGACCGCGTCGTCGACCTCGGCCCCGGCGCCGGAACAGGGGGCGGCACCGTCTGCTTCGAGGGCACCGTGGAGGGGTTGCGCGGCAGTGACACGATCACGGGCCGCCATCTCGACGACCGTGCGGCCATCAAGGATGCGGTGCGTTCGTCTTCCGGCGCCCTGGAGATCCGGGGCGCGTCGATGCACAACCTCAAAGACGTCGACGTCGACATTCCGCTGGGGGTGCTCTGCGTGGTCACGGGTGTCGCCGGCTCCGGGAAGAGTTCGCTGATCCACGGCTCGATTGACGGCCGCGACGGCGTGGTGGTGGTCGACCAGGGCGCGATCCGTGGCTCGCGGCGGAGCAACCCCGCCACGTACACGGGGCTGCTGGACCCGATCCGCAAGGCGTTCGCGAAGGCCAACGGTGTGAAGCCGGCGCTCTTCAGCTCCAACTCCGAGGGCGCCTGCCCTACGTGCAACGGCGCCGGAGTCATCTACACGGATCTTGGCGTCATGGCCACCGTCGAATCCACCTGCGAGGAATGCGAGGGAAAGCGTTTCCAGGCGTCCGTGCTGGAGTACAGGCTGGGCGGCCGGAACATCGCCGAGGTTCTGGAGATGCCGGTGACCGAGGCTGAGGAATTCTTCAACGACGGCGGAGCGAAAACGCCGGCCGCCCACAGGATCCTGGACCGGCTCGCCGACGTCGGCCTCGGCTACCTCACCCTCGGCCAGCCGCTCACCACCCTGTCCGGCGGCGAGCGGCAGCGGCTGAAGCTGGCCACCCAGATGGCCGAAAAGGGCGATGTCTACGTCCTTGACGAGCCCACCACCGGCCTGCACCTCGCCGACGTCGAGAACCTGCTCGGCCTTCTGGACCGGCTGGTCGACTCCGGCAAATCGGTGATCGTCATCGAGCACCACCAGGCGGTCATGGCGCACGCCGACTGGATCATCGACCTCGGCCCCGGCGCCGGTCACGACGGCGGCCGCCTCGTCTTCGAGGGCACGCCCGCCGACCTCGTCGCCGGCCGTGCCACGCTCACCGGACAGCACCTCGCGGCCTACGTCGGCGCCTGA
- a CDS encoding VOC family protein has translation MNAMDISIHSSFLPHNDPDASLAFYRDILGFEVRNDVGYGGMRWITVGPAGQPGTSIVLEPPAADPGVTDDERRTIAEMMAKGTYARVLLATTDVDGTFERLQAGGAEVVQEPTEQPYGVRDCAFRDPAGNLIRIQEPSPQTR, from the coding sequence ATGAACGCCATGGACATCTCAATTCACTCAAGTTTCCTTCCGCACAACGACCCGGACGCCTCCCTCGCCTTCTACCGCGACATCCTCGGATTCGAGGTCCGCAACGACGTCGGATACGGCGGGATGCGCTGGATCACGGTCGGCCCCGCCGGCCAGCCGGGCACCTCGATCGTCCTCGAGCCGCCAGCCGCCGACCCCGGCGTCACCGACGACGAACGCCGCACCATCGCAGAGATGATGGCCAAGGGCACCTACGCCAGGGTCCTCCTGGCCACCACCGACGTCGACGGTACGTTCGAGCGGCTGCAGGCCGGCGGTGCCGAGGTGGTCCAGGAACCGACCGAGCAACCGTATGGGGTCCGCGACTGCGCCTTCCGCGATCCCGCCGGCAATCTGATCCGCATTCAAGAGCCATCCCCGCAGACGCGCTGA
- a CDS encoding putative RNA methyltransferase, which yields MPPARDIPLLCPVCRNPLRFGGDGAPTLACGAGHSFDAAKQGYFNFLVGKGTVFEADTADMVAARFDFLSAGHYQPLADAVAELAMPALAAAPGIRPAVLDAGTGTGHYLRTVLDRAALESSPLESAALESGSADSASPGRVPAAAIGLDISKFALRRAARMNPDAVNVVADVWQPLPVADAAVDVVTVVFAPRNAAEFARVLRPGGRLVVVTPRPGHLAEIAGQAGMLGIEPAKDERLAASLDRNFTPAGARDLDLALFLSPRDVANLALMGPAGHHLDRTGLAALEDGLPQRTSVSARFRISVFERNHPGK from the coding sequence ATGCCTCCTGCCCGTGACATCCCGCTGCTGTGCCCAGTGTGCCGGAACCCCTTGCGGTTTGGCGGCGACGGCGCGCCTACCCTCGCGTGCGGCGCCGGCCACAGCTTCGATGCGGCCAAGCAGGGGTACTTCAACTTCCTGGTCGGCAAGGGCACCGTGTTTGAGGCGGACACCGCAGACATGGTGGCGGCGCGCTTCGATTTCCTCTCCGCAGGGCACTATCAGCCGCTCGCCGATGCCGTGGCCGAACTGGCCATGCCGGCGCTCGCCGCGGCCCCCGGTATCCGGCCCGCGGTGCTCGACGCCGGCACAGGCACCGGCCACTACCTCAGGACCGTGTTGGACCGGGCTGCGCTGGAAAGTTCCCCGCTGGAAAGTGCTGCGCTGGAAAGTGGTTCGGCCGACAGTGCCTCGCCCGGGCGTGTTCCGGCCGCGGCGATCGGCCTGGACATTTCCAAATTCGCCCTGCGCCGTGCCGCCAGGATGAACCCGGACGCGGTGAACGTGGTCGCGGATGTCTGGCAGCCCCTGCCGGTCGCGGACGCCGCCGTCGACGTCGTGACGGTGGTCTTTGCACCGCGCAACGCGGCCGAGTTCGCCCGAGTGCTCCGCCCCGGCGGCCGCCTGGTAGTGGTCACCCCGCGGCCCGGTCATCTGGCGGAGATCGCCGGCCAAGCCGGGATGCTCGGGATCGAGCCGGCCAAGGACGAGCGCCTCGCGGCCTCCCTGGACCGGAACTTCACTCCCGCCGGGGCCAGGGACCTGGACCTGGCGTTGTTCCTGAGCCCTCGGGACGTCGCCAACCTTGCCCTCATGGGGCCGGCAGGCCACCACCTGGACCGCACCGGACTCGCCGCCCTAGAGGACGGACTTCCACAACGGACGTCCGTCTCGGCCCGGTTCCGCATCAGCGTGTTTGAGAGAAATCATCCCGGCAAGTAA
- a CDS encoding NfeD family protein, translating to MSEWLAENWWALWLTLFLLFAVVEMITLDLFFIMLGGGALAGLVADFAGADLWLQIIAFCVVSLLMIGFVRPVALKHLHKGPADRRTNIERLIGESAIVMEAVSESGGLVKIGGDVWSARSESGVLVPGQQAVVSAIDGATAIVAPQPESAIQ from the coding sequence ATGTCTGAATGGCTGGCCGAGAACTGGTGGGCTTTGTGGCTCACGCTCTTCCTCCTGTTTGCCGTGGTCGAGATGATCACCCTTGACCTGTTCTTCATCATGCTCGGTGGCGGTGCCCTCGCAGGTCTCGTGGCGGACTTTGCCGGAGCGGATCTGTGGCTGCAGATCATTGCCTTCTGCGTGGTGTCCCTGCTCATGATCGGCTTCGTCCGGCCGGTGGCCCTCAAGCATCTCCACAAGGGGCCCGCGGACCGGCGGACCAATATCGAAAGACTCATCGGCGAATCCGCCATCGTCATGGAGGCCGTGAGCGAAAGCGGCGGGCTCGTCAAGATTGGCGGGGACGTCTGGAGCGCCCGGTCCGAATCGGGAGTCCTGGTGCCCGGCCAGCAAGCCGTGGTCAGCGCCATCGACGGCGCCACGGCGATCGTGGCCCCGCAGCCGGAGTCGGCCATCCAATAA